The Aedes albopictus strain Foshan chromosome 2, AalbF5, whole genome shotgun sequence region tggtaaaatgaaaaaagttctttaagcggcatttggaaggtcacatatgaagccaaatgtggagcaaatattacaagaacgttattttttaaattggaataaatcaactccaaaaatctccttaaaaatcgaaaaactacatataacataattttaaagatagagtcaaactgtcttcggaaaaaatgtgggtttttaccatacctaaaagtttcccatacacgacttttttgtgaaacgtgaaacaaaagctagaaatttgtttttaaagaatataatcgttctgatttcctagaaaaacatagcatgtacccctaagaatcaaattatcaatttcaagcttttgtttcacgtttcacAAAAAAgccgtgtatgggaaacttttaggtatggtaaaaacccacattttttccgaagacagtttgattctatctttaaaattgtatgagttataagtagtttttcgattttttaaggggatttttggagttgatttattccaatttaaaaaactacgttcttgtaatatttgctccaaagTTGGCttcatatgtgaccttccaaatgccgcttaaagaactttttttattttaccagctccatgagatatgagcatttgaagacatcgttgtttttaagtcaaaattgcccataacatttgaatgacaagacctagcaacatgcaatgttcagaacaaatatgcgtcattacttgctcttcaaatgctccgaagctcacatcttcgaaaaaaatcaaattaaaaagttattgccaaaaaaccgtttttgggtggctcaccctaagccaaaacttaaaattgacctactatgttcaaattaagagctagataaacggcgtattcggcaaagttgctcaaaatagcattgcctacaactttgctgaagaactcgatcgcgtatgacttgaaatttaaaagttctattccagatttaagacgcggaccaccctaatcaaaaatttttggaaaagatgcagcaaacacattcaaacaacttctctgaagacaccaaatgcctaaaatttaCGAAAACGGAGATACGgagttttttcctgctaaaacgtggattcggaccattgtgcattggtatGTTACCACATGTGCTaaacgtttaaaaaaaaaaacggttgccTATTTTGCAACAAAATCGGGCTACGGGTTCAAAGAACTTACCTTTATGCGTAAATATTTCCGAATCAGCGCTTTCAAGTTTTCCGCTGTGGAGAGCTGGCACAACTTCCGAGGGGCACTCTGACAAAGGAAGCAACACTGATTTCGTTCTGATCCACCGTCGACGAGGTGCGCGTCCTCCCAACTGCGTTTAGCGCTTTGGTTTTCCATTGTCCGCGGAGAATTCGAATTAGGTTCACCATTCAGAAATGAAAGAAAAAGTGGAATTAATCGgggctcattttttttttctatgactaCTGCGAAAAAGGATTGATGTTCTTGATTCAGAATCAAGAATCGAACTGCAGCGTTTGTTTACGCAAGTTCTGCCGTTGCCAGACCAAGAATGCTAAAAGTGGCTGCGTCCTCGGGGTGTTGGCCTTCCGGGAAAAATAAAAGAAACCTACACGGTTAGATTaaaaaatgctaaaatgcataaaAGCTATTCTAAAACCATATTCGATCTGCACACCCCTTGGCATGCATATTTTAGGATATATTGCACAGTTCACACTCAATTGGACTACACAGTTTGAAACTGCAACCTGCATAAGTGTGATTTACAAGTGTGATCTGTCAAATTTGATAGATCCGTTGACAGCTCGAAATATCAACACATTGTTTTGATTAACAATCGGCTCGCGTTGTTGGAATAATTATTTAGTTAATATTTATAGTTTTTTATTCGACAATAGAAATGGCCAACGGCAACATAATCCTTCGGAATGTGCAGCATAAACGAGCTTCCACTAATACCCGATTCCATTGCCTATATGGCTATTATTTTCTCGGCCTTACAAGAGCACAGTTGGCGATAATTTACCGAAAAAGCAAAACCACTGTGACCAACTGGATTTCCGCATACGAAGAAAATGGACTTGTGACTTCCAAGCAGCGGCAGCAGATACACCGTAAATTCTCCGCTGAACAGCGGCAATGGATACTCGCACTCTACCAGAAGAACCCAGTGCTATATCTTGATGAATGTCGTGACCTCTTCCAACATCAGTTTAATAGAAGAATAAGCGGAGCAACGGTTTGTAGAATCCTTCATGCCGAAGGACTGACCTGGAAGGCATTGGAACGCAGGGCGATCCAGATAAAGGAAGAAGAGATTCTGCGATTCTGTTCCGAAATGAATTCTTTCGAATGGGATATCTACATGCTTGTGTTCCTGGATGAAGTATCGCTGGATAACAAAGGAGTTCTAAGGAATAGAGGATACGGAGCAAAAGGAAAAAGGTTAATTTTTCGAGGGGAGTTCGTGCGGCGTCCAAGGGCATCATTTTTATGTTTCTTGGGGCTTCATGGTATTCTTGATAGTTTCGAAACAGAGGGAACGTTTACGCGAAAGATATTTTTTGATTGCTGTCGAGAATTTGCCCTCCGTAATGACAAGGTCAACCGTTACCCTGGATACAATTCAGTTTGGATTATGGATGGCGCTCGGATCCACTGTGATCCAAATATAATATTGTATCTACGTTCAATTGGAATTATTCCAGTATTTTTACCTCCATATTGTCCGTTTTTTAATCCGGTGGAGATAATTTTCGGAATTGCCAAATCTCGCATCAAAAAAATGTATCCTGAAAATTCTAATGCCAATATGTCTCATTTGGCATTAGAAACATTTATGGGCTTGGAACACCATGACTGTACGCGTCTATACAAAAAATGTGGCTATTTTTCTGGCGGCTTTTTTGATCCCTCAGGCGGAATGACAAATAAAGAATGTGCTGAATGATATGATAAAGATGATCTCTAAAGATCATCTAAATCCCCAAGCAATGTAATTTCAGTGTGTTTTCTCTATTGGCTATAATGAATAAATAATCATTTGATAAAAAAGTACATCGTTTATTAAAATCAATTTTGTCCCATACACAAGCCTCGACACAAACATGATCACAAATGATCAACATCATTCATATCCGAGACATTCTCCGCTAGAGAACGGCTGACTTCATCCTCCTCCGGCTTAATCGAATCTTGCATTGCTGTAACAATACCGGAATTGGTAGAGCATCTGGTTTGTAGTGATTGAATCCGGTGCTTAATGCGTTGACCCAAGGTAAGCAATTCATTCACCTCGCTTTCCAGTGTCGAAAGGTCCGTCGAAAATGCATCATTTATTGTTCGAGCAACCGACAGTCCACTACGAGCGCTTTCGAGCTGGACTGCCTCCGAGATTGGTACTGATCGAAAGAATTTGATGACGGAATGCGGTGGTAAATCATTCATTCGGCGTTCACGTTCATGTGCAGGAACAGAATGTAGGTAGTTCGCCCAGATTTTCCAGGAACTGGCATGTCCGCTGAAGTGTGCTCCATGGATGTCTCGTAGTTGGTTGGCCAATGCTGTCAGAGATTGATTATTTGGAGCTCCCGCACGATCGCTGTTCTGAAACCGAATCAGCTGTCGATCAACCAATTCCCACAGCTGCTTGCATGATACTGCGGTCGAGTAAACGTGAACATGCACCCGAATTTCCTTCGACCGCCAACTGATCAACAGTTTGCTGTCCACTTTGTCAACATTGACACGTCTACGATTCGCGTGGTTCTGTAGGTACACGAACTTTCCTAGGTCGCCAAGTGTTGGCTCATCATTGGCCCAACAAGGAACTTGGAGTCCATTGTCATCTTCGAAGGTAACTTCTTGCTTGATAACTGGTTTCACAATACTCCATattccttgcaaaatttcatcgacGCTGTTCCCGTAAATTATCTCCGATGCAAACTTGGCCCCAGAAGTCTCTCCGACAAACTTGCGTTTGAAAAAAGTTGCATACAGCGACAGATTTGTTTGCTTGCCTGGCCGCTTGCTGCTGAGCTTGCTGGATTCACCGCTCGTTTCACCGGCATCTGCTTTCCGAAACTCCCTCTCGCTCGTGCCTGAGTCATCAGCTTCCGGAGGCTCACGAGAATCGAAAAAGGGATCATTTTCTTCGTCGAGAGCTTCCACGGAAAACTGATCAGAATCCAGATCAAGGTCAGCATCCTGAGAACCATTCGATCCTCCTTCTCCATCGATGCTCATGGCGCTACCTGTAGTAAAATATAACACAGCGAAACGTTGACCTACAATACATTTATTTGATAAACGATGGTTTGCTCACCGGAGAATACAACCAGAGGCTGTTTCGTAGTCGTAGGCCGTGAATTATCGCTGAATTTCGCCGAAATATTCAATTTAATTGCGGACGGAAATCAATACGCGAACCGTGATATGCGCCGTGAttcgtttgtttgtttatttactcCGCTCTCGTATGCATGAACGACGAGAACCGTCATTCGACATGACAGTGCTGCCAGAATGTAAGAATAGTTCTGAACATGCACATGAACATGAACTGTAAGCACATTCTTataaaatttcacgatttttcgtgataaatattattaaaaaaaataatgtgtacaccaaggtgtacatTTTATAATTGGGCTAAGATAAATCTACTATGAAACgcgaaataagaaaaaaagttttcatCTTCAGTTATTTTGACAATACTGGCAACAAGTTTTACCAGTCCAAAGTGTGATTCATGGACTGTGCAGATAATCCATTCTTCAAAGAAACCAGCAATATTCCTCCAATGCATAAATGGCATTTATTGCCTACGATGCATATATCGATATTATTTAACAATGCATATATCGCTTTTATTtgtaaaaaatgcataaaaaatcattttgttcattttttactgatcaaaatagaaaaaaaaacgacaagTTTGGTTAGAGCTATAACCAATGATAAACACTTTATTTCTCCTTATCATATATATAATAAATTAACTTACTGTATAAATAATCACAATCAATGATGAACACACGCTACCGGACATATTTTCTCCACCGCCGCATTTGTCGAACGAAAAACTTAGAAGCAGGAGCATTAATCTGGAAATAAAAGCAATTTGGAGATCTATGCCTTTAAAAATAATACATGTACTTACCGCAACGGAATGCACAATCGGGGTTTACATAAATCGATAAATTCACGTAGAAACAGCTCTTAATTGACTTGATGGAAATATCTTGGACGAATAATATCGCGATGGCGGAAGCTGACGGTTGACCAATTAAAATTTTACAAAGTCCAAAGTGTAACAATAATGACTTGATATTCATAGAAATCAATAAATGCGAGAAATACCTAGGAATGCATAATACAAATGATGTACTGCATACTTTTTATGCATTGCAAATGATAAAACGGTTTAATATGAAATTATTATTATATAATAAGCTAAAAAGCATATTCAGTTTTCTCCGTGTAACCgggaatagacgagtgcaccgataaactgaattcatcgcggtccgagaattttgacactagagcggggtcgcttccaatcagaagtgaaagatttccaatcagaattgaactattgggttgtttagtgaataaaatacagtagacgttcgataagtgcaacatgtttacgtttcagttaacgaatgaaattcgctaactgcaacgactgacagccgtcaaacaattgtcaattgctgttggacgcagccagaatgcactcaaaaacatcacaatgcagctgtagtgcatctgaaaaacatcgcaactctgttgacgtttcgtttttgacagatagcggtgcgataactgcaaaattgttgcacttagcggacttgcagttaaaaagcattgcagttaaaccgtttgcaccgagcgaacgtctactgtacttgtgataaaaattaaatcaagatttttctagcactactttttttGGTTCCCATTTAAAgttagattttgtgggggcccctgaaatgtgggggcccggggccatggcccccctggccccccttaaatccggccctgcaaaCGGTTGACCTGCAATgccttttaactgcaagtccgctaagtgcaacaattttgcagttatcgcaccgctatctgtcaaaaacaaaaacgtcaacagagttgcgatgtttttcagatgcactacagctgcattgcgatgtttttgagtgcattctcaAAAAtcttggtggcaatatagttgccactgcccgtttagcccaaaaacgctggtggcaatatagttgccactgcccggtaaccccaaaaacgagcttttgaggtggcaatatagttgccactgcccgtttaggccaccagcgctggtggcaatattcttgccactgcccgtttagggtacttttcttcttttgacttcgacaaaaagctggaaaagagattttagagtggattagggcttaacccataatataaactgtgttgtTCAGCTCATGttaacccataatttgattatttcttaaaatatttaccaaatctaaattttttcaataagtttgagcttattttcttcacgcggtcaaatttagccatttttgagaacaCAAATGACTCCCAAATTactgttaaagctttgtttagcaccaaaaaaataccaggtgttgttggtaatcccaattttgcgtaaaccaaaaaaaaaaagttcgaaataaattgttgcaacacagataaaaatatttacaaacagtaggtggcaatatagttgccactgccttataaagggttaacaaaTTTCaatcggtaactgaaacgtaaacatgttgcactatcgaacgtctactgtatcagaATCGAGTCACCcctaggtggtgcgaatagaaacggttttatttttcaagctaactAACAAACACGTACACACTCCCGgcgcacagcttgtaaacacgcacgagcgttcaattttcttgcaaccacctctctcagcgcggttgtcaaacacgccgtcgcgacgctgttcggaaatggtaaacatgatcaatccaccaacattccgattttgttctcgtgttcaaagtttattattttccattcgcgatggaaattttgatggataggatagttgttacaaaattagctaaaataggctcaaaacaatgtttatccttctcctcgctttccaacggcttgacagcggcaaatggagatatcgtgacaacacaggttcaacaaggtttaacataacctctatcttcaatgtttggctcccgatgagagagtatattgagtcagtccgcgacactcagagtCACCCtcaagatgtttataaggaaggtgttagcgtataagcagtaagtggatgcggggagtgcggcacactgcggggggatggaggtgaTAGCCagccagtttgtttatgctgcagaacgctacagaagcgttgctacGCCGCAGCGGCAACAACATTTTCAACCAAGTTTTCAACACGaataaccaatgttgacatatttccatggcactcataaaatgagtaatattcccccaggtttaaaatttgctcgtgccaccgcatttttgttacttatgaatacaatggtgatttcttaaccaaaagagattgctttaccgaaaatattgcaaaatatttgcttaagtgggtgtacgagctaatttgcaatccgtgtaagtaggaaacactccatgagtgtcatggagtttgtccaattttagtgctgagaaagtttagcgtgaatggtttctgtggggttgctacgttgctagggctgaaagtttttgtttgttatCTCACcagtgaaaaaaattaaacacaaacttgccagctgtcgttaggttttccaatatggcggatggtgcaatctgacatattggattaccttccttttacttaccttggtcaCCCTATCATTTTTTGTGACTGCATGTGGTTCGGACGCAGCCACAAGAGTAACGTGTTTTATTTTGAGACGTTACGCACGTAACTCCCTTACTGAACACGTCACTCCAAACGTCAAAATCTTTGCCGCAACAGCAGCAGTAGCTGTTCTGTTCGATCGGTTCTTCGCTTTTCACCACTGGCGATGGATAATCGCTTAGCTGATTAAAAGAAAAATTCAGGATTTTCACCGGTGAATAATCAGTAAACTGTGTCAAAATGCGAGTGCTAGTTAAAATTGCAATCCTTATTGCAATTTCATTGTGCTTGTTCCATCATGTGCAGAGCCAGGCCAAGGGAAAGGGCGTAAGTATTAGCGCGGATGTTTGTTTGCGGTGTCAATCGAATTCCACGTCTACCAAACTGTAATGAGTTGGTTCTGGTGATAATGGATCTTTTTGTTTTCAGTCGCAAACCCTATCGGAGAAAGTTCAGCAGCTGCTGGACATGAATGCCAAGAGGCCAGTCATGCGCTTCAATGGGAACCGTTTCCGGGACTTTGTCAAATCTGCCCCGCGAAACTACTCGGTGGTAATTATGTTCACGGCCATGGCACCGGCCCGGCAGTGTGTCATCTGTCGGCATGCCCACGACGAGTACACGATAGTGGCCAATTCCTATCGGTACTCGCAGACCTACTCGAATAAGTTGTTCTTTGCGATGGTGGACTTCGACGAGGGCTCGGACGTGTTCCAAATGCTGCGCCTGAACACGGCCCCGGTGTTCATCCACTTCCCGGCCAAGGGCAAACCGAAACCGGCCGATACCATGGATATCCAGCGCGTTGGAGTGTCCGCGGAGGTCATTGGCAAGTGGATTCAGGAGCGTACGGACATTCAGATCAGAATCTTCCGACCACCGAACTACTCGGCCACGGTGGCCATTCTCATGCTGACGGCCTTCGTCGGAGGATTCCTTTATCTACGTCGGAACAATCTGGACTTTTTGTACAACAAGCAGATGTGGGGCTTCTTGGCGGTCATTTTCTGCTTTGCGATGGTATCCGGACAAATGTGGAATCACATCCGAAGCCCGCCGTTTGTCCACAAGGGTCAAAATGGAGGTATTGCCTACATCCATGGTTCCTCCCAGGGGCAATTGGTGATCGAGACATACATCGTTATGTTCTTGAGTGAGTTGTTTGTTTAGAATTCGATGAATTGGTCGATTACAAAAAACGTTTCTTCATTTCTAGATGCAATGATCGTCGCCGGTATGATTCTGCTGACAGAGTCT contains the following coding sequences:
- the LOC134286553 gene encoding uncharacterized protein LOC134286553, whose translation is MANGNIILRNVQHKRASTNTRFHCLYGYYFLGLTRAQLAIIYRKSKTTVTNWISAYEENGLVTSKQRQQIHRKFSAEQRQWILALYQKNPVLYLDECRDLFQHQFNRRISGATVCRILHAEGLTWKALERRAIQIKEEEILRFCSEMNSFEWDIYMLVFLDEVSLDNKGVLRNRGYGAKGKRLIFRGEFVRRPRASFLCFLGLHGILDSFETEGTFTRKIFFDCCREFALRNDKVNRYPGYNSVWIMDGARIHCDPNIILYLRSIGIIPVFLPPYCPFFNPVEIIFGIAKSRIKKMYPENSNANMSHLALETFMGLEHHDCTRLYKKCGYFSGGFFDPSGGMTNKECAE
- the LOC109397533 gene encoding uncharacterized protein LOC109397533: MSIDGEGGSNGSQDADLDLDSDQFSVEALDEENDPFFDSREPPEADDSGTSEREFRKADAGETSGESSKLSSKRPGKQTNLSLYATFFKRKFVGETSGAKFASEIIYGNSVDEILQGIWSIVKPVIKQEVTFEDDNGLQVPCWANDEPTLGDLGKFVYLQNHANRRRVNVDKVDSKLLISWRSKEIRVHVHVYSTAVSCKQLWELVDRQLIRFQNSDRAGAPNNQSLTALANQLRDIHGAHFSGHASSWKIWANYLHSVPAHERERRMNDLPPHSVIKFFRSVPISEAVQLESARSGLSVARTINDAFSTDLSTLESEVNELLTLGQRIKHRIQSLQTRCSTNSGIVTAMQDSIKPEEDEVSRSLAENVSDMNDVDHL
- the LOC109429374 gene encoding tumor suppressor candidate 3 produces the protein MRVLVKIAILIAISLCLFHHVQSQAKGKGSQTLSEKVQQLLDMNAKRPVMRFNGNRFRDFVKSAPRNYSVVIMFTAMAPARQCVICRHAHDEYTIVANSYRYSQTYSNKLFFAMVDFDEGSDVFQMLRLNTAPVFIHFPAKGKPKPADTMDIQRVGVSAEVIGKWIQERTDIQIRIFRPPNYSATVAILMLTAFVGGFLYLRRNNLDFLYNKQMWGFLAVIFCFAMVSGQMWNHIRSPPFVHKGQNGGIAYIHGSSQGQLVIETYIVMFLNAMIVAGMILLTESGWQSDPRKGKIAAVVGLVLVAVFFSLILSIFRSKAQGYPYSFLFK